Part of the Natrialbaceae archaeon AArc-T1-2 genome, GGCGATCCGGCGTTCGGTGACGTGGACGGCCTCGCGGTAGCTCCTGCCGAGTCGGTCGCTGATCGTCCGTCGCATTCCGTCGAGGGGGCGTTCCTCGAGAATTCCCTCGGGCGTGTCGTCGTTCTCCTCGTCCTCTTCGGCTTCGGTCTCGACGTCGTCGACCGGTTCGTCACCGCCGTCGGTCATCGCCTCGAGCCCGACGGTTGCCTCCCCGGATTCGACCGCCCCGCTCCGTTCTCCTGTCGCGACTGGCTCACCCTCGTCGACGAACCAGGCCGGGAGTCTCACGCGATCGCTCCCCGTCTCGAGGTCCGGAATCTCGACTCCGTCTCTCATGGAGAGACCAACACCAGGCGACGGCATAAAGTCGGGGAGTGGACGATCCACAGCCGTCAGCTCGAGTCGAGAGTGTCGAATGAGGAGGCGGTCCGAGTCGGTCTACCACCAGAATCCGAACACGAGGAAGAAGCCGACGAGCAAGGCGACGCTCAACGCGAACGTGCCGGCGAAGACGGCTTTGCTCCACCCGAGGACGGATTTACCATCCAGCGGGCCAAACGGGATCATGTTGAACGCGGCCAGAAAGAGGTTGATCAAGACCCCGAGGTGGCCGATCACGCCTAAGACGCCGGGGAACGCGATCAACGGGAAGAAAAGCACCGCGAGCACGAGGTTCGTCGACGGTCCGGCGACCGCGATCAGCCCGTTCTCTCGCTCGGTGATCCGGCCGCTGTGATAGACTGCACCCGGTGCAGCGACGAGAAAGCCGATCAGGGCGCTCATGACCGCGAGAAACAGCATCTGGTAGTCCGCCCGGAACTCGGCGACCTGTCCGAACTCGATCGCGACGACCTTGTGGGCGAGTTCGTGTGCCAGGAAGGCGACGCCGACGGTGACGAAGCTCAACGCCGTAAGCGTCAGAAACGAGCCGAT contains:
- a CDS encoding metalloprotease, which gives rise to MSYRTEPEISFSDKERFDLGVAWVTLSVAFALFLDPPAAGGFEIGSFLTLTALSFVTVGVAFLAHELAHKVVAIEFGQVAEFRADYQMLFLAVMSALIGFLVAAPGAVYHSGRITERENGLIAVAGPSTNLVLAVLFFPLIAFPGVLGVIGHLGVLINLFLAAFNMIPFGPLDGKSVLGWSKAVFAGTFALSVALLVGFFLVFGFWW